The Pelecanus crispus isolate bPelCri1 chromosome 16, bPelCri1.pri, whole genome shotgun sequence sequence GGGGGGAATCAGTTTGTTGGCACCGATGGTGTTGCACTGCGTTCGTCTCCTTATCCTGCCATTGCGTAACATGAAAGTAAGCGTGCGCTTGGCTGGGTCAAGCCGAGTCCCAGAGCAGTGTGTCAGTGAATCCAGAGAATCTATGTGTGTAcgcatatgtatgtatatggtCATGGAACTGTGCCTCGGGTCtggtaaagaaataaaagcagtagcTCTCATACTCTCAGAGAAGGTCCTTCCAGGAGTCTCACCGCAAAATGACTCTCCTGAAGACCTGCGTGCATCTACACAGTGTATTAAGTATGTGTATGTCCCTCACTGTTAATGTGGAGCATGGGTAAAACTTGTATGTGTTACCTGATGTAAATAAAAGAAGCTTTTTGATCCAGAAATCGGAGACAAACTCGTGCAGGTATTGGAGGTGTTCAGTCCATCTCGCTGAACCTGTCTGGTGGCAGACGCGCTGCTTCTCTTGTGAAATTTGTGCTGCCTCTGTGACTTCCCTCTCCAGATCTGTCAGTAGTGACGGCTCCTCTTTGCTGAATGTAGGGTCTACTGTGGCATAAAGATGGAAGGTGACAGAATTGTTCATGGCCTTATCCATTCGAGTTCACTGCAGTGGTTTATTTTACTGGGAGTTAAGAATGATAGGTTTAAGGAGTTCTCGCAGCACACGAGAGAAATTGAGGGATCTGAACATCTGTCAGATGGTGCTTAACAAATGTCCTACAAAGGACgtatcttaaatattttataatctaGTATCCAGGAGTGAAATGTGGAGTATACTGAGATATCTCCTGTCGGCTGACAACTGAACAGGATGAGACTATAGCGAAATGTATATTGAGGTATGTATGCTTCTGGCAGTGTAATAATTTCAGCTGTGGAGCACTACCAGATCTTACAGCAGGAAGATTCGTGATGTACTAATTACCAAAATAAAAGCCTTGATGGCATTGCTGACACTTTCTTATCTGTTCTGCACCAGCATTTCCCAAGCCCCTTGCAGGTAATTAATTATATGCAGATAGTTGTGAGCATTAGCAGGCTGTGGAGTTTGGGGGTGGGGCTTTTTCTGGTAGTTCTCATTTTCTACCCAAAATCAATATTGATTTTGTGTTACACCTGACATGTTTTTGTCAGTACAAGACTTTagcatgttatttttctgctaagAGATTAATAATTCAAGCAATTGGTGTTCGTAAGATAGAATTTGTAATTAAACATGGATTAACTCTAAGCTGCCACTCTTCCACCCCACGTTCTTTAAGAGGATCTAGCGCTATTACTTTTTCACTGGAATATTATACCTAGactgaaattatttcccttATAATACTGGTTCCGTTGAGCAgtctagtttttttttttttttttttttctgtggtgagGTCCATAAGCTTTGATTCTCATGACAATAGAACCCTTGTTACACTGagaaaaatagtttgaaaatcctctgctgtgtgctgcaggCTGCACATACGTGGTCTGTAACAGGCCTGACCGAATTCTGACATGAAGGCACATCTGCATCCTTCAGCACATTTGCAGCTGTCTGCCTATGCCACCTGGGCACAGGTTGTTAGTTTTGAGTGAATCATGCTGCTCTTTGTACCCCGTTGAAGGTGGtcctttccttccatttttactTTTGGATGTTCTTGCTGTCCATGTTTGGGGGGTTTACCACCCTTTCTTTCTATTAGTAAGCTCTGCCCTGCTGTTACTCTCTGGGTGCTTGACTGTTAAAGGCAGCAGGACATCAGAAGAAGGTATCTTCTATTGTATTGCCATTTAGTGTAAAGGTGCCAGAGCTCCAGGCTGGCTGACAGACCACATTCTGTTATATCATTCCAGAATATCTGCAGCTACTGCCACCCTAGCTTCTGTGTGTGCTTCGGCAGCCACTCTGCCCTTTGGTCTTGTGCTCCGTACAATAGCCTCAGCCCAAAATGATCTGAACATTGAACACCTCTAGCCAAGAACAAGCTATGGCCTGCAGGTAGGAGGGTTAGTCCAGTGCCAGAGAGCAAGCTGAGCCTGAAAGTGGGTCCTAGATGCTCTGGGACaaagagtaattttaaatttttgctagatttttcaattttaatttttgctagAAAATCCTGGAATGATACTAGTTACATCTCTCTCTGGCTGGAACTAAACAGATGCATACAAGACCTGATTTAGTCCTGGGGCaaggcagaacaaaaccaaggaCAAGGTTAAtctctgctgcagagagccGGCTTGCATCAGCCTGGGAGGGCAGGCAACAAGTCTTGCTGCCTCCTGGACATGCAGAAGGTTGTGGTGTCCCTGCAGTTGCCAGCTGGTGACGAAGTGGGGAGGTGAGACAGCGGCTCCTGGCAGTGaggctgcctttgcttttctgattcctTCAGCACACCGGAGGCCCTGGATGCTGCCAGGGGGAAAGGTGAGCACATCCATTAGCAGACAGAGCAAAGGAGGTGAAGGGATCAGGCTTTTCAGCAGCTGTATGTATTTACCCTGCAACCTGTTGACATTTTCCTACTGTCTTAATGGCCAGAGGTTGAGTTTTGCTGCGGCTCGGCCTGTTCTCATCAGCCTGCCACTGCTCTGCCAAGCTTGCACTGAAATTCCTTTGTTTCCACATCAGTGGCAAGACGACAGAGTTGATTCTGCTGTAGCTTGTGTGTGAGCTGTTAGCATATATATGGAATGTGACATTTTCTGGTGCTTTAGACTTTTTATTCTGACCAGTTATCAGTGTAGCTATTATGAATAATGTGTCGTAGATGTGCCTGCCTCCAGCAAACATCTCGTTCTCTGGTGCTCTGCATGCAGCTCTTCTCATGCGTTCGCCAAAGTCCAGGCTTCCAGTGAGAGAagttttgtcttaaaaaaaaatctacaggcTTTATTTATCAGTGAGGAACTTTCTGACAGCCTGCAGTGTTTCACCCCCCTAAAGCAAGGAAATGCTCAGGAAAATTTCTGCCTACAGAGGTCATGCTGCTGTTATTACCATGTTATTTTTTGcacattcatttattttgccttGCACAGAGCCGGTTTGTTTGATTTTGGggaaaacataaatatatgcTTTGTCTTTGCCCTACCTCATCCCCCTTGTCTGCTCTGGAGGGGGGAGGACTAGCGTGACAAAAAGGCCCAAAGAAACCAGACTGGGCAACCTGGGTATCTTGCACTAAAACCAGCTTGCTAAAGATCTTAGCTATATCACTTTCTCCTCTTGTCACTTCTGTCCCCACCCCTCAGCCAAAGATTCGTGGCAATTTCCATCATATTTGTGTAGGATGCAGCATAAACTAAGCGCCTTGGGAAGAAGCTTCTGTTTGCTGCAGCAATAATCACCAGCTTGGTTTTAGCTGAAAAAAGTGCACTTTTCCCACTTCTGCAGTGGCCAAGCGGTGTTGGGTCATTATCTTTAGGGGCAAGATAGAGACAGAGGATCTGTCCATATCTCATTGAAACGTAAAGACCACTCCAAAAAGTTAAGGTTTTTCTTCATGAATCTGTGCTGTAGGTGGCTGTTGAGGGTTAGGGTGTTGTGAACGGGGTCAGTCCAACCCCGAGAAACAATTGAGTGACCAGGATgcaccagtgctggcagggaagagagaagaatcCCTTCCTTTGTGTACCCGTGCCCACAGGGCAGGGGGGATCTGTGCATGCCATCAGCCATTCCAGAGCAACTGAGGGAACACAGAACAGTAAGCCCCTCTGTGGCCTGTTATCCCAGTTAAGCGCCATCCTTGCAGCCTTACCAGCCTCAGACATCAGCTTCGGGGTTTCGTTGCTCTGCACCAAAACCAGCTGGCAGTTTGCAGTTTCTGGTAAGAGGTCTGTCTGTAACTCAAACTAGGACATCTTTCACATTTACCTGTCTCATGTTTTTCATTgcaagcactgtcaaaggagctgcaggaaaaaacacGTTACAAGCCTTCAAACTGCTGCTATTGCCATATTGCACttcatctggaagaaaaacctttttgAAGCACCCTAGATCCAGTACACTCACCTGTGATGGGTTACTGCTGTATCATAAGAATCAGTAACAAGCAACATCCATCTATGTCATTTTGTAACTTACTGTAGCGACTGACAGTTCAAACTTCAATAGAAGAAAAAACCACTTCTGAAGAGATGCACAGATGATGAAACTACACAAAACAAGATGATTTAACATCTCCCTTGCTAAAAGGCAGAGGTCCCCCTTGAACGTTTACCTTGAACCACCTTTGCTACTGATCAGACACTACACAAACTCATTCTTCTTCCTAACcccagggaagagggaaagacaTTTCTGCAATTGAATGTGTGTATAAAAGGTTTTAATGAGCACCAGAACCAGCGCAAGAAAAGGGACGGGGTGCTGTTGCCAGGACCGGGGTGCTGGGAGCTCTTGTAGGAGCTCAGTTGCTCACAGAATTGCCCCTGGTAAAGAGTTGGTACAGGAGGTGGGGTGGGTGAGGTGCTTGTGATTTCTAGAGACAAGTTCAGGAGAGGGGTCTTTTGCTAGGCAGAGGTATTTGCACCGCCAAGGGAATAAAACAGTGCCTGTTAACTAGGAATGGCCAGAGTGTCACCGGCATTAAACTAAAGCAAACTGGTTTCAGGGAGATTTAGGTTATTGGGACTCCCTGGAAGAAGAGGTCAGTGGGTATAATACAGTAGGGAAACCTCATCACGAGGACAAATTGAACAGATGCTACCCAAGGCATTAAGATTCACAGCCAAGTGGAATCCCTCGTAGGAGGATGGCTGCAAAATCAATTATCATGCCAGTTGGATAAAAATAGAGACCTTTCTAATTTAGCAAAGGTAATTTCAAGAGATGAGAGAAGACTGCTcccaccacacacacccctccttcctcagtACTTCTCACATTTGCTTGGTGGTGattttggcactttgggactCCACAAGCCATTCAACTTGCTAACCTAGCAGAAGATTCGTTGGGCTCAGAACAAAAATACAGGCTGGTGAGATAACAGGCTGAATGACTCCCCCACGGGTCCAACACACCCGAGACAGTGAAAGGGAGAAGTGGTGGAAGCAGGAGGGAGACCGTCTGCTTTACGCAGCAGCACCATTAATCCGTtcagcttctccagcagccATAGTCTGTGGGCATGGCTTTGTCATCATCCAGTCAAACCGCTGCTGGAAGGGACTTCTCTCCCCAGCCCGCTTGCTTGGTCAAGATCTACAGCTGCCTGCCCCTCCCTGTTCCATTGCCATAACCTGATAGAAGTTCAGAGTGACGGCAAAGTAGTGAATTAACTAGACTTCCCAGAAAATGGGATGGGTTTATGAACACGTAGTAAGGGACCCAGCACACCTACTAGTGTAGGAGCCCCCCTGAAACTTGTGCAAAGTTGAAACATGAGGAAAGAGAGACGTGTTTCAGAGAGCGCTGGCAGGCAAGAAAGCTCTCAGCTGTGTAGCAGGATACTGTACGGCACACCTGAACTCCAGGGGACTTCAGAGAGTTTGCAACACCTCTCCCGGCGGCACGGTAGGTGATAGCAGTCCAAATCACAACACTCTCAGAGACTCACAGCAAATCCCCTCTCCCTTACAGGCTCTTGGGCAGAGGCTCTGTGGCTGAGCTTACCCGGCATAGTTAAGATTTCAGTGGTGCACAAAAATGCAGAGTAAATCACAAAGCCATGAATCTAAGCTCTCAGCTGTTCCCTTCAGAATAAAAAGTTGTCctaatatttatttcagctatTCCATAGTCCGCTGTAGCTGCGATGCCAAGAAATTGGTCTTCAGTGGGGACATCTCACTAGTAACTCCACGGCTTTTGGGGGAAGCCAACCAGCTGACAGATACaataggaaaaacatttttaaatgggtAAAAACTAAACAGGTCAATAGTATCTTGCTTTTCACGATGCAGTTCTTCCCACTGGGTTTCACATTCCCAGGGAGGTGGCGAGGGGGAGATACTAATATTTTTGGGTCAGGTTAATCACCCCGACTGAAAAGAACGAACCCCACAGACAGCTCTACGTACAGCCCCTGCACAACTCGCTGCAGCACCATCTCCCACAGACTGAGCAAAGCCAGGCAACGACATGCTTCCCAGCGCAACCTCCCTCTTCCACGGCTGATCACACAGATGCCATTTTCATTAAACAAGTTTTTAAGGGCATGGACTCTTCATTAGAGCGATAGCACTGTCGTCTGCGCTGCAGACAAGACGTACCACGAGCTGCAGTGTTCCTCAGGTGGAAGAGTGGCCCAAGGGAAGCAGCAGTTTGGGGATGTTCAGGTTAACGCAGGAGAAACTGGGACACCTTCAGCCAGGCAGACACACCCTCGTCAAAGCGCTTTCTACATCAAAGGCTCCGAtttgcctcctgctgctggaacCGGGCAGTTCCAGGCACTTCTCCCCCCAGTCCAGCTTCACTGCACAACTTTGCAGTGTAATGTCACATACTGTAATGTAGGGTGGCTTTCACCAGTGGTAGAAATGGAGCCCGTTCAGGCAGATTTACGGACACGACAGCACAGGTGTGGAAAGAAAGGTGGTTTTCTTACCTGCCCATTCTTATTACATAAAATCTTGTCAGGGCTTAGTGCATTAAGGCATGCTATTTCAGTAGGTCACTTACTGTATGTTTTACGATGGATTTGTTGTATTAAATCACTGAAGTGACTGAGCCTGCGTAAAATAAATCTTAGTCTATCCTTCCTTGGAAAGGGATGTAGACAAGGAACATCGAGAactagagacagaaaaaaaacccaccgcTGGGCAATTAAAGTCTTTGTGGAAAAGGGCATTGATGTGGAAGCCAGGATCTCAGCTGTCTTGCTCCAGGAGCTTGCACCACCACAGGTGAAATCACCATGACTTAGAATTTGTCTCTGAGTTTATGGCACTAAACACCAAGTGCAACAAAAgaaccttattttttttatggatACTTGCTACTTCAGTGGAGAGCCATCTCCCCGCTACACCACAGTGACAGTCAAAGTTATTTCTGCATGGATGGGTCTCTACACAGGTATCATTTTGTCCCCAACTTTTCTTGCAGCTTTAACTGTAAAGTTAGCACACTAAGTACAAATGgtcatttctttcaaataaatctAAAGAAAATAGTGAAGTTCTGTACAGGACTGCCTACTCGAGAGTATATCCTTATTTCGGAGGAACAGTGAAGTTTAAAACCAAGcagtggattttctttttttcattaaacagtTACTGAGCAGAAAAGAGAGACCGAGTAGTTTATTTGACATTGTTGCAGACCACAGCGTAATTGCACAAGTTTGGATTATGCCGGCCAAAGCACAGGGTCTTCAGTGCTCTTTTACACCACAATCGGTATTGGCCACGTACATTCAACAACGGCATCTGCTTAGTCATCGTCTTTAAGCTTCTTGATCTTATACTTGTGACGCtcaatttctttctgcagacGCTCTATCTCTTTCTTGTGGTGGTCAATCTCCTCCTCATGGTGTTTCCGTAAGGCGGAGAgctgctccctctccttctccctgcaaGAGAGCACGGCAcgggctgcagcccccgcacgcccggcggcggccgcggggcccgggAGCCGCCGCGGAGCCCAGGGCTCGGCCacgggagggggcggcggccggcgaGGCTGGCAGGGGCCCAGCTCCaggccgcccggccgggcccggcggcgggggaggccgcAGCGAGGAccgcgggccgcgccgcggccgcTCACCTGAAGTAGCGCTCCTCCTCGGCCGCCTGCTTCTTCCCGAAGGCGCCCCCGGCCTCGCGGatggcgccgccgccgccgccgcccttcccGGCGCCTTTGCCCAGCTCGCCCAGCTGTGGGGAGAGACGGCGgtgagcggggaggggggacgcGCGGGGGGACTCACGGACGGGGAcgcgcggcccggccccccgcgcccaCCTGGTCGGCGCCCGAGCCCGAGCTCCAGCGCTGCTGCTGCGCCAGGAGGGCCCCGCGCaggccgccccgcgccgccgccgctgccacGGCCGCCATCGCCCGCCCGCCCGTCCTTGGAGCGCGGGCGGAGgagccccgcccccggcgcgtCACGGCCCGCGCAtgcccagccccctccccccgcctcctcccgcccGGCCGGCGGTGGGAGCTGGGGCCGCTGCGCCCCTCCGccccgcgggggctgccccgggagggccgggccgggccgggccgggcggggccgcgccgtcCGCCGCGGAggagcccccggggccgggccgcgggcagggctggacgggggggcggggcctgttGCTATGGCGCGCGCGGCGGTCACGTGGCGagggcgccgcccgccccgccggcttCGGCGCTGTGCTCACGTGTGCGCGCGCGGCGTCACGTGGTGCTggcgatggcggcggcgggggagcccggggcgggcggcgccgccgAGGAGGCGTTCCTCACCTTCTACAACGAGGTACCGGCGCCCCGGCGCCGCCGAGGGGGCGGGCGGctccgccccgcgccccgggccctgcccgcccgcggccggcggccggcggccTCCTCTCCCGGCGCCGGGGCCTGGCGGGCCGCGCGgcgcctgccccggccctgccgccctGAGGGGAACCCGCCGGGCCCCGAGGCCGGCCGTGGCAGGCCCCGGGGCTGACCCGGGCCGCTGTggggcgggagggcggggcGGGCGAAGTCGATGGCGGTGCTGGGCCAGGTGGGCGAGCGAATGGCCGGGGTGGGCGAGCGGCAGGTGCCGGCGGGTCCGTGCGCGGCCCGGGGAGACCGGGCCTTCCCCGGGCTcgctgccgccggccccgcggtgTCTGCCGCTCTCTGCAGAGCCCCGGTTGTGGCGGGGGGAAGGAGCCAAGCGTTCAGCCCCCGCCTCGCTCCCTCGGATAAACCCGCTGGGAGTCGTGCGCTCCCCAGTCTCTGAGCGTAACCCTCCGCCGTGCTCCGCTGCTTGGCCTTTTTGTGGACACACTGCCATTTGGGAAGGTGCGTGGGGCCCTTTTCCCTCAGCCTGTGCTAGTCTGTTACTCAGTGCACGGCTCGGGTGTGATTACCCGAGCCTGCCCACAGAAAGGTACTGCCGGTTTTGGTGgatgtttatttctttaaataacgGTGAAGGTTAAATGTAAATgcatggtttggtttgggttaaTACTGTAAAGAACAACGAGTAAACTGAACTGAATAACCTGTGGTCAGGATGGAGTGGACTTGTATACTTGCACTGGCGTCACCTCATGTGTTTAATGGGCTATCCTGCCAGCAGTGGGTTAAAAGCAATAGCGTGGTAGGTTTCCAAGGAATCGTGATGACGGTGCTGGTGTAGGAGCAAAGTGAGGGGAAAAGCCACAGCTGTTGAGCAGGCTATACAAGAGAGAGGCAGAAGTGCTTTCTAGGGCTTTTTATAGttaaaatgtaatgtttaaaatattgtcATGCTGTAGAAAAGGCTAAAAAAGGTGCTCTGCTAGCGCTTGAATAAAATCACTACAGGACTGGGATGAGCAAGAGATATTGTGAATTGTAGTACGGGATGATGATGACTGGTGTAGTAATCACATGGGAAAACAGGTAAGCAAATTGTGATGGTCAGCTAATATAGGTGTCTCTTGTTCTTCAGGTAAAGCAAATTGAAAAACGAGACTCTGTTTTAACATCAAAAAACCAAATTGACAGGCTGACCCGACCTGGATCTTCCTATTTCAACTTGAACCCTTTTGAGGTTAGTTTGAATGTTTTATCCTGCCTTCTGATTTGGTATACCAGCTTCCAGATTTACTGGGTAttcatttcagtaaaaagaCCAAacatcaaggaagaaaaaaattctgtaggTATAGATTACTGTGCAGAAGGTTTACAGAAGACAGAAGCATGGTGTATATGTGCTCGCtctctttttcactgttttatgGCAAGCGCAAACTGTATTATTTTGACATGTTTCCCTTGTGCAACAGCATTAGATTTGGTGTATTAATGCTAGGTACTTTCTGAATAAGAATGTAACAGCTACCAGTGGCATGCTTGTCAGATTCTGTTCTGAGCACTCTTGACTCGGCATTTCTTGTTGTGTCTTTTATTTCGGATGTTCATCCCACCGAACTTGCGTAGTGCATAGAATGAGAGAAGGACTCTCACTGCTTACACGAGTGAGCAGTCTTTGAGGAGTCACTGGAAAATGGATCATTCCCTTGCACATTATATAGTTTGATTCCAGTTACAGTCAGTTATAAAGTCTTAATGAGTATGAAAGCCTGAGGAAGACAGTACATGAAACAGTCTGGTGTCCCTCTGGAGCTGGTGTTTCCTGTGTGTATTCCTTCCCGAGATCATCTTCATCtgcctttttaaagccttgggTGCTTTTTGTAGTCTCCATTTAGGGCCGGTCAGCCAGATCAGTCAGCAGATTCACCTTGACAGCGTTCAGTTCTGTGTAGATCTTAGTACTTGACTTGGAGAGTGAATTAAGAAAGCCATTTAGAAGTAGACGGCGGCTTTCCTGTGAGAGAGTGGGTTTTATTTACGGATTCTTAGTGTCAGACCAGCATGCATCTGCATTGAGTAGGCTCATTTGTTGCCTTAGGACTTCAGTAAATTAACTCACAAAAGAGCTCCTAAGCTCTGCCACGTTCCTAAAGATCATTACGTAGGCAAGTGGGCTAGTTCATGGAAATCAAACAGTAAAACTCTTCTGTCATCTTTCAGAAtgataaaatgaataaattctTACGAAGTACTGTGTTTCCTGCCCAAAGTTCCCAGTTATGAGTGATCCAACAGTGTCCCAAAGCCACTGTGTGCTTCCGTTTCTGCCAAAGTTAAGCATTGCTACAGGACTGGTTGAAGGTTTAGACCAGTTGTGACTATTTGAGGATGGCAGCTGTCTACATGAGACTTGAGTGTGGAAGGGACACTGGCGTACTCAGAGGAGTCTAGCATTGCTAAAAGCAGAATGTCCCAAACATGGTGTCTCTTAAAACGTTTCTGTTTCACTAGGTGAAAATTCGGGTCCTGAAGCAGCTCTCTGATGGGTGGAGCTTTCTGGTTGTGTCCCTGTATGCCAGTGAACCAAGTGTTTAGAGCTTGCTGCCAGGAGCCTGAAACATTGGAAGTATCATTGAACTTGCTCTGCTCTCATGCTCTCTTTTAGGTACTGCAGATGGATCCTGAAGCCACAGATGAAGAGATAAAGAAAAGATTCCGGCAGGTATTTGGCTTTTGCACTTGAAGCCTCTGGAAGGAAACTAGAAGCTCTGTAGAGATTGTGCAGCTGTGCTTGGGAACAAGAAAAATGGTGGTAAAGCTGTATCTGGGTAGAGGAGTAGCCATTTTGGGAAGAAATGCATAGAACAATCTTTGTATCAACAAGAGGAGAGCTGCAGAAGTGTCCCTGGTCCATGCATGGTATGCTTCTTTCCCTGTAAAGTGTGTGATGAGGCTATTGTAAACTGATATGCCTGTGTATAATCAGCTTACTGAACTTTAGTTCAGAGAGAAGGTCAGAAATTAAGAACtgagaaaaggtatttttctcaAATATATGGACTTGGCTCTAGAAGTGTATTTTCTGTGAGGTTTCTGTAGGAATTTCAGTGGTCATTTTTGGTAACTGGGTTAcctggaacagcagcagcagcatccctgctcaCTGACCCATCTGCATTGCCCCATGCAACACAGGAAACATTACCCCAGACTTACTCTGCTGACAGATCTGCAGGagaaatttgaatttaaatCAGTGCATGCAGCAAAGAAACACAGTATTTGGAGGGCTGTAGCCTCCCACCTGAATTAGCATCAAGAGATGTCTTTAGACAGGAAACTGTGCTGGCTGATAGAGGAACATGCCTGCCAAGTTGGTGATGGGGTATGGGCTGCTTCTATATGTGGGAAGTGGGAGGATAACCTTTTAGTCTGTTGCTGACTTCTCAGTTCTGCGAATCGATAAACTGGGTCTGTCTTAGCTTTAGGCTGATAGAATATCACAGGGAAAAGTTTTGAAGTCAAGgtgatgaaatgaaaaaaagtgcaTGGA is a genomic window containing:
- the ATP5IF1 gene encoding ATPase inhibitor, mitochondrial, whose protein sequence is MAAVAAAAARGGLRGALLAQQQRWSSGSGADQLGELGKGAGKGGGGGGAIREAGGAFGKKQAAEEERYFREKEREQLSALRKHHEEEIDHHKKEIERLQKEIERHKYKIKKLKDDD